CGGGACCCGGGGGCCCCGGCGGACGTCCGGGCCGGTTCGCTTCGCGTCACATCGCGCGCGCGTGGCCCTCCCCTCTTGGTGACGGGCATCCAGTGAGCGATCGTCGTCACATCACGCGCGCGTGGCCCTCCCAGTACGGGTCGCGCAGCCGGCGCTTGTACAGCTTGCCGTTGGGGTCGCGCGGCATGGTCTCGATGAAGTCGACGCTCTTGGGGCGCTTGTAGCCGGCCAGTTGCCGCTCGCAGTGGTGGAGGATCTCGGCGGCCAGCGCGTCACCCGCCTCGAAGCCCTCGGCGGGTTCGATGACGGCCTTGACCTCCTCGCCCCAGTCCGCGTGCGGGATGCCGAAGGCTGCGGCGTCCGCGACGGCGGGGTGGGTGAGCAGGGCGGACTCGATCTCGGCCGGGTAGATGTTGACGCCACCCGAGATGATCATGTCGATCTTGCGGTCGCGGAGGAAGAGGTAGCCCTCCTCGTCCATCAGGCCGAGGTCTCCGACCGTGAAGAAGTCGCCGATGCGGTTCTTGCGCGTCTTGCCCTCGTCCTTGTGGTAGCTGAAGCCGCCGGTGTTCATCTTGATGTAGACGGTCCCGAGTTCGCCGGGTGCCAGCCGCCGCGCGTCGTCGTCGAAGATGGCGAGTTCGCTGATCGGCCAGGCCTTGCCGACCGTTCCCGGCCTCTTGAGCCAGTCCTCGGCCGTCGCGAAGGCGCCGCCGCCCTCGCTGGCCGCGTAGTACTCCTCCACGCACCGGCCCCACCAGTCGATCATCGCCCGTTTGACGTGGTCGGGGCAGGGGGCGGCGCCGTGGATGGCGTGCCGCATGGAGGACACGTCGTACGCGTCCTTGACTTCCTGGGGCAGCGCGAGGAGCCGGTGGAACTGGGTGGGGACCATGTGCGTGTGGGTGCAGGCGTGGTGGTCGATGAGCCGCAGCATCTCCCGCGGGGTCCACTTGTCCATGAGGACGAGCGGGTGCCCGATGTGCAGGGAGGCTCCGGCGAACTGCAGGACCGCCGTGTGGTAGAGCGGCGAGCAGACGAGGTGGACGTTGTCGTCGAAGGGGCGGATGCCGAAGATGCCGAGGAAGCCGCCGAGGTACGTCTCCTCCGGGAGCTTTCCGGGCAGGGGCCGGCGGATGCCGCGCGGGCGACCGGTGGTGCCGGAGGTGTAGTTCATCACCCAGCCGAGGGTGCGGTCCGACGGGGGTGTTCCGGGCTGTCCGTCGAGGAGGTGCGCGTAGGGGCGGAAGCCCTTGACGGTCCCGACGGCGTAACGCCCGCTCGCGGGCAGGCCCGCCTCGTCGGCCGCGGCGGTGGCGGCGTCGGCGAAGCGCTCGTGGGCGATCAGGACCTTGGCGCCGGAGTCGGAGACGATCCAGGCGATCTCGGGGCCGACGAGGTGGTGGTTGACCGGGACGAGGTAGAAGCCGGCCTGGGAGGCCGCGAGGTAGGCGGTGAAGAACTCGACGCCGTTGGGGAGGACGACGGCGAAGACGTCGCCCTTCTCCAGGCCGGCCGCGCGCAGGCCGTGGACGAGTCGGTTGACGTCGGCGTGCAGACGGGCCGCCGTCCACGTCTCGCCCTCGGGGGTGATCAGGACGGTGCGGTCGGGGTCGGCGGCCGCCTGGGCCCAGAAGCCGTTGGGGGGTTGTCCGTCGCTCATGCTGCTGCTCGCTCCTCTCGGTGCCGCGCGCCTCAGGCCCGGCCGGCGATGCGGTTGATGCGGTCGATGGCGCGTTCGAAACCGCTGGTGAGGTCGTCGAAGACGGCCTGGACACTGCGTTCCGAGTTCATCCGGCCGACGATCTGGCCGACGGGCGTGCCGAGCAGCGGCTGGACCTCGTACTTCTGGATGCGGGACACGGCCTCGGCGACGAGGAGTCCCTGGAGGGGCATGGGGAGTGTTCCGGGGCCGTCCGGGTCGTCCCAGGCGTCGGTCCACTCGGTGCGCAGTTGGCGGGCGGGCTTGCCCGTGAGGGCGCGGGAGCGGACGGTGTCGCCGGAGCCGGCGGCCAGCAACTTCTCGGTGAGGGCGCGGGAGTGCAGATCGGCCTCGGTGGTGGTGAGCCAGAGGGAGCCCAGCCAGGCGCCCTGGGCGCCGAGGGCGAGGCCGGCGGCGATCTGTTCGCCGCTGCCGATGCCTCCGGCGGCGAGGACGGGGAGCGGCGCGACGGCGTCGACGATGTCGGGGACCAGGACCATGGTGGCGATGTCGCCGGTGTGGCCGCCGGCCTCGTGGCCCTGGGCGACGACGACGTCGATGCCCGCCTCGGCGTGACGGCGGGCGTGTTTGGCGCTGCCGGCGAGGGCGGCGACGAGGACGCCGTGGTCGTGGGCGCGCTCGATCACGTCGGCCGGCGGGGAACCGAGCGCGTTCGCGAGGAGTTTGATCGGGTAGTCGAAGGCGACGTCGAGCTGGTTGCGGGCGACCTGTTCCATCCAACCGGTGATGCGCCAGCCGGAGGCCTCGCCGTCGGCCAGTTCGGGTACGTGGTGCTTGGCGAGGGTGTCGCGGACGAAGGCCCGGTGTCCTGCCGGGATCATCGCCTCGATGTCGGCCTCGCTGATGCCGTCGACGGCCTTCCTGGCCGGCATGACCACGTCGAGGCCGTAGGGCTTTCCGTCGGTGTGGTCCTGCATCCAGTCGAGGTCGCGCTTGAGGTCGTCGGGAGCGGTGTAGCGGACCGCGCCGAGTACCCCGAAGCCGCCCGCCCGGGTGATGGCCGCAGCCACCGCCGGGAAGGGCGTGAAGCCGAAGATGGCGTGCTCGGCTCCCAGTTTCCTGCTCAGCTCCGTCTCCATGGGCGTGAGGATGCCGCAGCGTGGCGGACGAGGGAAGAGATTTTCTGATGCTGTGTCAGATTCTTTGCGGGGCGGTCCGTGCGGAGGGTACGCGGCGGGCGGGCAGATACTTCGTGAGGGTGCGACGGCGGACAGGAGGACCGGTCATGAACCAGCTCACGGGGGCGGTCGGCGGTGACGGCGCGAGCGTCGCGGAGGACGACGGGGAGGTGGCGCGGCACGGGGACGGATGCGCGGCGCGGCACGGGGACGGATGCGCGGCGCGGCACGGTGACGGATGCGCGGCGCGGCACGGTGACGGATGCGCGGCGCGGCGTGAGGCGGGCGGGGCGCGGCGCGACGGCGGGGACGACGGCGGGCGGCGCGACGCCCTGGGCGCGCGGCACCACGCCGGGGGCACTCCGCGCGCCGAGGGTCCCCACGACGCCCCGGACGCCCCGGACGCGCAGTACGGCGGCGCGGTCGGCGGGCGTGCCACGGCCGGTGCCCCCGGCGCCGCGACCGGCGGGTTGAGTCGGCGGCGCCTCGGGGCCCGGCTCCTCGCCCTTGGTGGGGTGCTCGTCCTCCAGGCGGCGCTGCCCGGGGCCGCGGGGGCCCACGGGAACCCGGTCGAGCGGCGCGCCCTCCAGGGGCTGCGGCTGCGCTACGGGTCCGCCCGTCAGGCCGGACTGTTGGAGAGGCACCTCGAAGGAGTGGCGGACGAGGCGCGCAGGTTCCTGGGCCCCTCACCCGAACATCCGTACTACGCGGGGGCGGTGGTGCTCGCCGGCCGCGGCCGGACCGTGGCGCTGCACCGGGCCATGGGCGACGCGGTCCGGTACGCGGACTACGACGGGCGTCTCGACCGGGTCAGGGAGTACCCGGCGGCCGAGCGGATCCCGATGGCGGAGGACACGGTCTTCGACCTGGCCTCGCTGACGAAGCTGTTCACCTCGCTGCTGGCCGTGCAGCAGATGGAGCGCGGCCGGCTGGAGCTGGAGGCCCCGGTGGACCGGTACCTGCCGGAGTTCACCGGCGGTGGCAAGGAACTGGTCACGGTCCGTCAGTTGCTGACCCACACCTCGGGGCTGCGGTCCTGGGCGCCCTTCTACCAGGAGTCCACGCGTGAGGGCCGGCTGCGGCTGCTGTGGTCGGTGCGGCCGCAGGACACGCCCGGGACGGTGTACCGCTACTCCGATCTGAACCTCATCGCGCTGCAGCTGCTCCTGGAACGGATCACCGGTCGCACTCTGGATGTCCTGCTCCACGACGAGATCACCGCTCCGCTCGGGATGCACCGCACTCGTTACAACCCACCGCTCTCGTGGCGCCGGGTCACCGCCGCCACCGAGGTCCAGCGGCCGCCCTGGTCGGGGTTGGACCGGGGTCTGGTGTGGGGCGAGGTCCACGACGAGAACGCGTACGCCCTCGGCGGGGTCGCCGGCCACGCGGGCGTCTTCGGGACCGCCTGGGACCTGGCCGTCCTGGCCCGTACCCTGCTCGACGGCGGGGCCTACGCGGGTCGGCGCATCCTGCGCCCCGCTTCCGTGGAACTGCTGTTCACCGACTACAACACCGCGTTCCCCGGCCACGACCACGGCTTGGGCTTCGAGCTCTACCAGCACTGGTACATGG
This region of Streptomyces sp. NBC_00513 genomic DNA includes:
- a CDS encoding acyl-CoA synthetase, whose protein sequence is MSDGQPPNGFWAQAAADPDRTVLITPEGETWTAARLHADVNRLVHGLRAAGLEKGDVFAVVLPNGVEFFTAYLAASQAGFYLVPVNHHLVGPEIAWIVSDSGAKVLIAHERFADAATAAADEAGLPASGRYAVGTVKGFRPYAHLLDGQPGTPPSDRTLGWVMNYTSGTTGRPRGIRRPLPGKLPEETYLGGFLGIFGIRPFDDNVHLVCSPLYHTAVLQFAGASLHIGHPLVLMDKWTPREMLRLIDHHACTHTHMVPTQFHRLLALPQEVKDAYDVSSMRHAIHGAAPCPDHVKRAMIDWWGRCVEEYYAASEGGGAFATAEDWLKRPGTVGKAWPISELAIFDDDARRLAPGELGTVYIKMNTGGFSYHKDEGKTRKNRIGDFFTVGDLGLMDEEGYLFLRDRKIDMIISGGVNIYPAEIESALLTHPAVADAAAFGIPHADWGEEVKAVIEPAEGFEAGDALAAEILHHCERQLAGYKRPKSVDFIETMPRDPNGKLYKRRLRDPYWEGHARVM
- a CDS encoding nitronate monooxygenase; translation: METELSRKLGAEHAIFGFTPFPAVAAAITRAGGFGVLGAVRYTAPDDLKRDLDWMQDHTDGKPYGLDVVMPARKAVDGISEADIEAMIPAGHRAFVRDTLAKHHVPELADGEASGWRITGWMEQVARNQLDVAFDYPIKLLANALGSPPADVIERAHDHGVLVAALAGSAKHARRHAEAGIDVVVAQGHEAGGHTGDIATMVLVPDIVDAVAPLPVLAAGGIGSGEQIAAGLALGAQGAWLGSLWLTTTEADLHSRALTEKLLAAGSGDTVRSRALTGKPARQLRTEWTDAWDDPDGPGTLPMPLQGLLVAEAVSRIQKYEVQPLLGTPVGQIVGRMNSERSVQAVFDDLTSGFERAIDRINRIAGRA
- a CDS encoding serine hydrolase domain-containing protein, translating into MNQLTGAVGGDGASVAEDDGEVARHGDGCAARHGDGCAARHGDGCAARHGDGCAARREAGGARRDGGDDGGRRDALGARHHAGGTPRAEGPHDAPDAPDAQYGGAVGGRATAGAPGAATGGLSRRRLGARLLALGGVLVLQAALPGAAGAHGNPVERRALQGLRLRYGSARQAGLLERHLEGVADEARRFLGPSPEHPYYAGAVVLAGRGRTVALHRAMGDAVRYADYDGRLDRVREYPAAERIPMAEDTVFDLASLTKLFTSLLAVQQMERGRLELEAPVDRYLPEFTGGGKELVTVRQLLTHTSGLRSWAPFYQESTREGRLRLLWSVRPQDTPGTVYRYSDLNLIALQLLLERITGRTLDVLLHDEITAPLGMHRTRYNPPLSWRRVTAATEVQRPPWSGLDRGLVWGEVHDENAYALGGVAGHAGVFGTAWDLAVLARTLLDGGAYAGRRILRPASVELLFTDYNTAFPGHDHGLGFELYQHWYMGAMATPHSAGHTGFTGTSLVLDPSTDSFLILLGNSVHPVRTWRAGSAPRVAVGNRFARAVPVRTRHGGAAWFSGNTPGASGTLTLPPLTPTTASARLRCAVWWDTVPGEGAFHLEASADGQAWEPVAFNTVRSTGGAPEQWPRGAVGGWSGRVWHRLEAPLTAWAGREVRLRVRHEATGRYVGRGVYVDAVRVAEPSRLLFAEDRPEDAGRIEAAGWTRSTD